In a genomic window of Comamonadaceae bacterium OTU4NAUVB1:
- a CDS encoding NAD(P)/FAD-dependent oxidoreductase translates to MSASPVETDALVIGAGPVGLFQAFQLGLLEIACHVVDALPHAGGQCVELYGDKPIYDIPGTPATTGRGLVESLLRQIAPFDVPMHLGQQVATLAREPDGRLRLATDRGTVFVAKTVFVAAGVGAFVPRRLTIEGIGRLEGTRLFYHPDALDRFIGRDVVVHGGGDDALRTALALVAQARDTGRPARITLLHRRDGFQADAVLVAAVRAAIAERTLGFVVGQPTGFDDAHVEVTRPDGDVVAAPVDALVACLGVSPRLGPIADWGLDLERKQVPVDTARYETRAPGVFAVGDVNTYPGKRKLIVCGFHEATLAAWGATAIVFPDKAVPLQYTTTSTRLHELLGVTRGE, encoded by the coding sequence ATGTCCGCGAGCCCGGTCGAAACCGACGCGCTGGTCATCGGCGCCGGGCCGGTCGGGCTGTTCCAGGCGTTCCAGCTCGGCCTGCTCGAGATCGCCTGCCACGTCGTCGACGCCCTGCCCCACGCGGGCGGCCAGTGCGTCGAGCTCTATGGCGACAAACCCATCTACGACATCCCCGGCACGCCCGCCACCACGGGGCGCGGCCTGGTGGAGTCGCTGCTGCGCCAGATCGCGCCGTTCGATGTGCCGATGCACCTCGGCCAGCAGGTCGCCACCCTGGCGCGCGAGCCGGACGGCCGGCTGCGCCTCGCGACCGATCGCGGCACGGTGTTCGTCGCGAAGACCGTCTTCGTCGCCGCCGGCGTCGGCGCCTTCGTGCCGCGCCGCCTGACGATCGAGGGCATCGGGCGCTTGGAGGGCACGCGCCTGTTCTATCACCCCGACGCGCTGGACCGCTTCATCGGCCGGGACGTCGTGGTCCATGGCGGCGGCGACGACGCCCTGCGCACCGCGCTGGCGCTCGTCGCGCAGGCCCGCGACACCGGCCGGCCCGCGCGCATCACCCTGCTGCACCGGCGCGACGGCTTCCAGGCCGACGCGGTGCTCGTGGCCGCGGTGCGCGCCGCCATCGCCGAGCGCACGCTGGGCTTCGTCGTCGGCCAGCCCACGGGCTTCGACGACGCGCACGTCGAGGTCACGCGACCGGACGGCGACGTGGTGGCCGCGCCGGTCGATGCGCTCGTCGCCTGCCTGGGCGTCTCGCCGCGCCTGGGGCCGATCGCCGACTGGGGCCTGGACCTGGAGCGCAAGCAGGTGCCGGTGGACACCGCGCGCTACGAGACCCGCGCGCCGGGCGTGTTCGCCGTCGGCGACGTCAACACCTATCCCGGCAAGCGCAAGCTGATCGTCTGCGGCTTCCACGAAGCCACCCTGGCGGCCTGGGGCGCGACCGCGATCGTCTTCCCGGACAAGGCGGTGCCGCTGCAGTACACGACGACCAGCACGCGTCTGCACGAACTGCTCGGCGTGACGCGCGGCGAATGA
- the thiD gene encoding bifunctional hydroxymethylpyrimidine kinase/phosphomethylpyrimidine kinase, with the protein MTPTTPSRPARVLTIAGSDSGGGAGIQADLKTFAALGCYGMTAVTALTAQDTHGVAAIHPVPAEFVRAQIRAVVEDIGVDAVKIGVLHTREIVEVVAWAIDHYALPHVVLDPVLAATSGDALAAPRLVAALVCDLFPRVALVTPNLDEAARFLGRAVGGIDALDGAADALLALGARAVLLKGGHLPGHELVDVLAVAGDGLHRRYAAPRIASGNLHGTGCTLSSAIAAHLALGHALPLAVERARDYVRGAIASGAGLSTGTGNGPLNHGFAPVPTHRLPVAA; encoded by the coding sequence ATGACCCCGACGACACCCTCGCGCCCGGCGCGCGTCCTGACCATCGCCGGCTCCGACAGCGGCGGCGGCGCCGGCATCCAGGCCGACCTGAAGACCTTCGCGGCGCTCGGCTGCTACGGCATGACGGCCGTCACCGCGCTCACGGCGCAGGACACGCACGGCGTCGCCGCGATCCATCCGGTGCCGGCCGAGTTCGTGCGGGCGCAGATCCGCGCCGTGGTCGAGGACATCGGCGTGGACGCGGTCAAGATCGGCGTGCTGCACACGCGCGAGATCGTCGAGGTGGTGGCGTGGGCGATCGACCATTACGCGCTGCCGCACGTCGTGCTCGACCCGGTGCTGGCCGCGACCAGCGGCGACGCGCTGGCCGCTCCCCGTCTGGTAGCGGCGCTGGTGTGCGACCTGTTCCCGCGCGTGGCGCTCGTCACGCCCAACCTCGACGAGGCGGCGCGCTTTCTCGGCCGTGCCGTCGGCGGCATCGACGCGCTCGACGGCGCGGCCGACGCGCTGTTGGCGCTGGGGGCGCGCGCCGTGCTGCTCAAGGGCGGGCACCTGCCGGGGCACGAACTGGTCGACGTGCTGGCCGTGGCGGGCGACGGCTTGCACCGCCGGTACGCCGCGCCGCGCATCGCGAGCGGCAACCTGCACGGTACCGGCTGCACGCTGTCGTCGGCCATCGCCGCGCACCTCGCGCTCGGCCATGCGCTGCCCCTGGCGGTCGAGCGCGCGCGCGACTACGTGCGCGGCGCCATCGCCTCGGGCGCGGGCCTGTCCACCGGCACCGGCAACGGGCCGCTCAACCACGGTTTCGCGCCCGTGCCGACGCATCGGCTGCCGGTCGCGGCCTGA
- a CDS encoding thiamine phosphate synthase codes for MPLSSTAVASAVIAAHAERFGATSSTPETGVRPPDADPDPVGAGVEAACLALGFIDADARCLASAWRAQTLRTGAFDAAAWPATPADFGLRAPSPATRADAFAPCPAELGLYAVLPDARWVGRMAHAGVPTVQLRFKSSDAHAIDREVRAAVEAVRGTGALLFVNDHWAAAIEAGAYGVHLGQEDLDAMAPAGLRRLRDAGLRLGVSTHGYAEMVRADAVGPSYVALGAVFPTTLKAMATAPQGLARLGDYARLMRDRSCVAIGGIDAARRPAVLATGVGSVAVVRALVAADDPEATARAWTAAVADGLRHWREGTAG; via the coding sequence ATGCCGCTCTCATCGACCGCCGTCGCCTCGGCCGTCATCGCCGCCCACGCGGAGCGCTTCGGTGCGACGTCGTCGACGCCGGAGACCGGCGTCCGGCCGCCGGACGCCGATCCGGACCCGGTGGGCGCCGGCGTCGAGGCGGCCTGCCTCGCCCTCGGCTTCATCGACGCCGATGCCCGATGCCTGGCCAGCGCTTGGCGCGCGCAGACGCTGCGCACCGGCGCCTTCGACGCGGCGGCGTGGCCCGCGACGCCGGCCGATTTCGGCCTGCGCGCGCCATCGCCCGCCACGCGTGCCGACGCCTTCGCCCCCTGCCCGGCCGAACTGGGCCTCTACGCCGTGCTGCCCGATGCCCGATGGGTCGGCCGCATGGCGCACGCGGGCGTGCCGACGGTGCAGCTGCGCTTCAAGTCGAGCGACGCGCACGCCATCGACCGCGAGGTCCGCGCCGCCGTCGAGGCCGTGCGCGGCACCGGCGCACTGCTGTTCGTCAACGATCACTGGGCCGCCGCGATCGAGGCCGGTGCCTATGGTGTCCACCTGGGACAGGAAGACCTCGACGCGATGGCACCGGCCGGCCTGCGGCGCCTGCGCGACGCCGGCCTGCGCCTGGGCGTGAGCACGCACGGCTATGCCGAGATGGTGCGCGCCGACGCCGTCGGTCCCAGCTACGTCGCGCTAGGCGCCGTCTTCCCCACCACGCTCAAGGCGATGGCCACCGCGCCGCAGGGCCTGGCGCGCCTGGGCGATTACGCCCGGCTGATGCGCGATCGGTCGTGCGTGGCCATCGGCGGCATCGACGCCGCGCGCCGGCCGGCCGTGCTGGCCACCGGCGTCGGCTCGGTGGCGGTCGTGCGCGCGCTGGTCGCGGCCGACGACCCCGAGGCGACCGCCCGCGCCTGGACCGCCGCCGTCGCGGACGGACTGCGCCACTGGCGCGAAGGCACGGCGGGCTGA
- a CDS encoding phosphoadenosine phosphosulfate reductase family protein, with product MNAIARPALDTDFDLADINARLGRDAQGLVDWAVGLDRPTIVTTNFRPFEAVILHMVTRARADVPVVWMDNGYNTEATYRFADDLAKRLDLDLRIYLPRRSRAHREAVDGATPALDDPRHAAFTEEVKLEPFARALRETAPQVWFTALRATDTAVRAQMDPVGVNPDGLIKVAPLLHWSAKDLHEYCQAHGLPNNFDYVDPTKGEDNRECGLHLAH from the coding sequence ATGAACGCCATCGCCCGCCCCGCCCTCGACACCGACTTCGACCTCGCAGACATCAACGCCCGGCTCGGCCGCGATGCCCAGGGCCTGGTGGACTGGGCCGTCGGCCTCGACCGGCCGACCATCGTCACCACCAACTTCCGTCCGTTCGAGGCCGTGATCCTGCACATGGTGACCCGCGCCCGGGCGGACGTGCCGGTGGTGTGGATGGACAACGGCTACAACACCGAGGCCACCTACCGCTTCGCCGACGACCTCGCGAAGCGGCTCGACCTCGACCTGCGCATCTACCTGCCGCGCCGCTCGCGCGCGCATCGCGAGGCGGTGGACGGCGCCACCCCGGCGCTGGACGACCCGCGCCACGCCGCCTTCACCGAGGAGGTGAAGCTCGAGCCCTTCGCCCGCGCCCTGCGCGAGACGGCACCGCAGGTCTGGTTCACGGCCCTGCGCGCCACCGACACCGCCGTGCGCGCACAGATGGACCCCGTCGGCGTCAACCCCGACGGCCTGATCAAGGTGGCGCCCCTGCTGCACTGGAGCGCCAAGGACCTGCACGAGTACTGCCAGGCGCACGGACTGCCCAACAACTTCGACTACGTGGATCCGACCAAGGGCGAGGACAACCGCGAGTGCGGCCTGCATCTGGCGCACTGA
- a CDS encoding GTP-binding protein, producing MNTSTEFDSADVAVDTGAALRFITCGSVDDGKSTLIGRLLVDSKTVLQDQLAGVQRGGETDLALLTDGLSAEREQGITIDVAYRYFATARRKFIIGDAPGHEQYTRNMVTAASSADAAVVLVDATKLKWAAEVGDGTVMARELLAQTRRHTLLCGLLRVQSIVFAVNKLDAIDDAALAFERIATALAAFAGNAGVRVGAIVPVSALKGWNVVTRHPDWAGYDGPSLLELLEGLPVTVPDENVPFAFPVQWVEKFSASADTSQGRRVFWGRVASGHVEPGQRVSVLPSGQTATVAQVLSHTRQPKTVHAGHSAGIVLDREVDVSRGDWLLAPDAFAPVREITATVAWLDDEPLVPGRVYWALQGHRWVKAKVARIVDRLNINTLDAEPAAQLEANAIGDIVLALQQPLAVLPFARSRTLGSLVLVDTASHKTAAAVLVQPPAR from the coding sequence ATGAACACTTCAACTGAATTCGATTCCGCCGACGTCGCGGTCGACACCGGCGCGGCCCTGCGCTTCATCACCTGCGGTTCGGTGGACGACGGCAAGAGCACGCTCATCGGGCGGCTGCTGGTGGACAGCAAGACGGTGCTGCAGGACCAGCTCGCGGGCGTGCAGCGCGGCGGCGAGACCGACCTGGCGCTGCTGACCGACGGGCTGTCGGCCGAGCGCGAGCAGGGCATCACCATCGACGTCGCCTACCGCTACTTCGCCACCGCGCGGCGCAAGTTCATCATCGGCGACGCGCCGGGCCACGAGCAGTACACCCGCAACATGGTCACGGCGGCGTCGAGCGCCGACGCCGCCGTGGTGCTGGTCGACGCCACCAAGCTCAAGTGGGCCGCCGAGGTCGGCGACGGCACGGTGATGGCGCGCGAACTGCTCGCGCAGACGCGCCGCCACACGCTGCTGTGCGGCCTGCTGCGCGTCCAGTCGATCGTCTTCGCGGTCAACAAGCTCGACGCCATCGACGACGCGGCGCTGGCCTTCGAGCGCATCGCCACGGCCCTCGCGGCCTTCGCCGGGAACGCCGGCGTGCGGGTCGGGGCGATCGTGCCGGTGTCGGCGCTCAAGGGCTGGAACGTGGTCACGCGCCATCCCGACTGGGCCGGCTACGACGGCCCGAGCCTGCTGGAACTGCTCGAAGGCCTGCCGGTGACCGTGCCCGACGAGAACGTGCCCTTCGCCTTCCCGGTCCAGTGGGTGGAGAAGTTCTCCGCCTCCGCCGACACCTCCCAGGGGCGGCGCGTGTTCTGGGGCCGCGTGGCCAGCGGCCATGTCGAGCCCGGCCAGCGCGTGAGCGTGCTGCCCAGCGGGCAGACGGCCACCGTGGCGCAGGTGCTCAGCCACACACGCCAACCCAAGACCGTGCATGCCGGCCACAGCGCGGGCATCGTGCTCGACCGCGAGGTCGACGTCTCGCGCGGCGACTGGCTGCTCGCGCCCGATGCCTTCGCGCCGGTGCGCGAGATCACCGCCACGGTCGCCTGGCTCGACGACGAGCCGCTGGTGCCGGGCCGCGTCTACTGGGCGCTGCAGGGCCACCGTTGGGTCAAGGCCAAGGTGGCGCGCATCGTCGACCGCCTGAACATCAACACGCTCGACGCCGAGCCGGCCGCGCAGCTGGAGGCCAACGCCATCGGCGACATCGTGCTGGCGCTGCAGCAGCCGCTGGCCGTGCTGCCCTTCGCGCGATCGCGCACGCTGGGTTCGCTGGTGCTGGTGGACACCGCCTCGCACAAGACCGCCGCGGCGGTGCTGGTACAGCCCCCCGCCCGCTGA
- a CDS encoding TonB-dependent siderophore receptor translates to MTPQRPPRSESPAVRRRRDAFAATPVARAAATLLWLASTAASAQSQPAAPADAAAEAALSTVTVDARATGPQADVAGFGDLPLREVPISATVVDSITLRDSGARRLADLTQFDSSVTDAYNSAGYWDYLTVRGFVLDNRFNYRREGLPISAETSIALDNKERVEILRGTSGIQAGTSAPGGLVNYVVKRPTERDLREVRVDVSGRGGVLGAVDLGGRFGAERQFGYRLNAVAENLKPRTFDLDGRRNLFSLAADWRVTRDSLFEVEIERSKKTQPSQNGFSLLGNRLPAPVDPRLNLNNQPWSQPSVFEGLTGTLRFTQAIDANWRWSAQFGQQRLKSQDRLAYAFGCGAEGNFDRYCSNGTFDFYDFRSENERRTQTAGSLSLKGQARTGDVRHDLSFGLLASRVRNRFQDQAFNLVGTGNVQGTAVVPADPALTDPSTNRDERSTELSFQDAIRWNDRFTTWVGLRHTRLDRDSIRTDGSRPTGYADGITSPWLALSYTLRPGLLAYASWGRGVESQVVPNRASQYVNAGEALPAVQSRQWEAGFKGGADAFGWQVAYFDIARPVTNVDACNRLDIRPCLGGADGRAVHRGIEASAQWTQGPWRLAGGVTAIDAKREGSLVEPAINGERPTNVPRQVLRAQVAYRVAAVPGLELQGRMSHEGRRTVLPDGSIELPSWTRFDAALRYDTRLNGVATRWTLGVENLADRRYWKESPYQFGHVYLFPGAPRTLRLMMTAAL, encoded by the coding sequence ATGACCCCCCAACGCCCGCCCCGCTCCGAATCCCCCGCCGTGCGCCGCCGCCGCGACGCCTTCGCCGCGACGCCCGTCGCCCGCGCCGCCGCCACGCTGCTGTGGCTCGCCTCGACGGCCGCCTCGGCCCAGTCGCAACCGGCCGCGCCGGCGGACGCCGCCGCCGAGGCCGCGCTGTCCACCGTCACCGTCGATGCGCGCGCCACCGGGCCGCAGGCCGACGTCGCCGGCTTCGGCGACCTGCCGCTGCGCGAGGTGCCGATCTCCGCCACCGTCGTCGACAGCATCACGCTGCGCGACAGCGGCGCGCGTCGGCTGGCCGACCTGACGCAATTCGACTCGTCGGTGACCGACGCGTACAACTCGGCCGGCTACTGGGACTACCTGACCGTGCGCGGTTTCGTGCTCGACAACCGCTTCAACTACCGCCGCGAGGGCCTGCCGATCAGCGCCGAGACCTCCATCGCGCTGGACAACAAGGAGCGTGTGGAGATCCTGCGGGGCACCAGCGGCATCCAGGCGGGTACCAGCGCGCCGGGCGGGCTGGTCAACTACGTCGTCAAGCGGCCGACCGAGCGCGACCTGCGCGAGGTGCGCGTCGACGTCAGCGGGCGCGGCGGCGTGCTCGGCGCGGTCGACCTGGGCGGGCGCTTCGGCGCCGAACGCCAGTTCGGCTATCGCCTCAACGCCGTGGCGGAGAACCTGAAGCCGCGCACCTTCGACCTCGACGGCCGGCGCAACCTGTTCTCGCTGGCGGCCGACTGGCGCGTGACGCGCGATTCGCTGTTCGAGGTCGAGATCGAACGCTCGAAGAAGACCCAGCCGAGCCAGAACGGCTTCAGCCTCCTGGGCAACAGGCTGCCCGCGCCGGTCGACCCGCGCCTGAACCTCAACAACCAGCCCTGGTCGCAGCCTTCGGTGTTCGAGGGACTGACCGGCACGTTGCGCTTCACGCAGGCGATCGACGCCAACTGGCGCTGGAGCGCACAATTCGGCCAGCAGCGCCTGAAGAGCCAGGACCGCCTGGCCTACGCCTTCGGCTGTGGCGCCGAGGGCAATTTCGACCGCTACTGCTCCAACGGCACTTTCGACTTCTACGATTTCCGCAGCGAGAACGAACGCCGCACGCAGACCGCCGGCAGCCTGAGCCTGAAGGGCCAGGCGCGCACCGGCGACGTGCGCCACGACCTGTCCTTCGGCCTGTTGGCGAGCCGCGTGCGCAACCGCTTCCAGGACCAGGCGTTCAACCTGGTGGGCACCGGCAACGTCCAGGGCACCGCGGTGGTGCCGGCCGACCCGGCCTTGACCGACCCCAGCACCAACCGCGACGAGCGCTCGACCGAACTGTCGTTCCAGGACGCCATCCGCTGGAACGACCGCTTCACCACCTGGGTCGGCCTGCGCCACACGCGCCTGGACCGCGACAGCATCCGCACCGACGGCTCGCGCCCGACCGGCTATGCCGACGGCATCACCTCGCCCTGGCTGGCACTGAGCTACACGCTGCGTCCCGGCCTGCTGGCCTACGCGAGCTGGGGCCGGGGCGTGGAGTCGCAGGTGGTGCCCAACCGGGCTTCGCAGTACGTCAATGCCGGGGAGGCCCTGCCGGCGGTGCAGTCGCGGCAGTGGGAGGCGGGCTTCAAGGGCGGCGCCGACGCCTTCGGCTGGCAGGTCGCGTACTTCGACATCGCGCGGCCGGTGACCAACGTGGACGCCTGCAACCGGCTCGACATCCGCCCCTGCCTGGGCGGCGCCGACGGCCGGGCGGTGCATCGCGGCATCGAGGCCAGCGCGCAATGGACGCAGGGTCCGTGGCGGCTGGCCGGCGGCGTCACCGCCATCGACGCCAAGCGCGAAGGCAGCCTGGTCGAACCCGCCATCAACGGCGAGCGGCCGACCAACGTGCCGCGCCAGGTGCTGCGCGCGCAGGTCGCCTACCGCGTCGCCGCCGTGCCGGGTCTGGAACTGCAGGGCCGCATGTCGCACGAGGGCCGGCGCACCGTGCTGCCCGACGGCTCGATCGAGCTGCCGTCGTGGACCCGCTTCGACGCCGCGCTGCGCTACGACACGCGCCTGAACGGCGTCGCCACCCGTTGGACGCTGGGCGTGGAGAACCTCGCCGACCGCCGCTACTGGAAGGAATCGCCCTACCAGTTCGGCCACGTCTACCTGTTTCCCGGCGCACCGCGCACGCTTCGCCTGATGATGACCGCGGCACTCTGA
- a CDS encoding FAD-dependent oxidoreductase: MGRLVALALARRGCRVDLHDAQGPQAGGAAARVAAAMLAPLAESAVAPAPVVRMGRHALDRWPQLLTELAGHAAPVFFQREGTLVLWHRQDAGEAERFARVLERTRGWIGDDLPPVRTLEASGIVALEPALRGSRFAQGLFLAGEGQLDNRALLDALHATLAATPGVTLHWHRAVSPEDFDCGPAGRVIDCRGLGARPQWGALRGVRGEVIRVHAPDVALSRPTRLLHPRYPLYIAPKPDGVFVIGATEIESADMSPASVRSTLELLSAAYAVHSGFGEARILELATHCRPTLPDNLPALRWSAPRVLQVNGLYRHGFLIAPALLDIALELLATGRSPLAARFGLDVARPGAAAEGSTA, encoded by the coding sequence ATGGGACGCCTGGTCGCGCTGGCCCTCGCACGGCGCGGCTGCCGCGTCGACCTGCACGACGCGCAGGGGCCGCAGGCCGGGGGGGCCGCCGCGCGCGTGGCAGCGGCGATGCTGGCGCCACTGGCCGAATCGGCCGTGGCACCGGCGCCGGTGGTGCGCATGGGTCGCCACGCGCTGGACCGCTGGCCGCAGCTGCTGACCGAGCTGGCCGGCCACGCCGCGCCGGTGTTCTTCCAGCGCGAAGGCACGCTGGTGCTCTGGCACCGGCAGGACGCGGGCGAAGCCGAGCGCTTCGCGCGGGTGCTCGAGCGCACGCGTGGCTGGATCGGCGACGACCTGCCGCCGGTCCGGACGCTGGAGGCGAGCGGCATCGTCGCGCTGGAGCCGGCGTTGCGGGGCTCGCGCTTCGCGCAGGGCCTGTTCCTGGCGGGCGAGGGCCAGCTCGACAACCGCGCGCTGCTCGACGCCCTGCACGCCACGCTGGCGGCGACCCCGGGCGTGACGCTGCACTGGCACCGTGCCGTGTCGCCCGAGGATTTCGACTGCGGCCCGGCCGGGCGCGTGATCGACTGCCGCGGCCTGGGCGCGCGGCCCCAGTGGGGCGCGCTGCGCGGCGTGCGCGGCGAGGTGATCCGCGTCCACGCCCCCGACGTCGCGCTGAGCCGGCCGACGCGGCTGCTGCACCCGCGCTACCCGCTCTACATCGCGCCCAAGCCCGATGGCGTCTTCGTCATCGGCGCAACCGAGATCGAGTCGGCCGACATGTCGCCCGCCAGCGTGCGCTCGACGCTCGAACTGCTCAGCGCGGCCTATGCCGTGCACAGCGGCTTCGGCGAGGCGCGCATCCTCGAACTCGCCACCCACTGCCGTCCGACCCTGCCCGACAACCTGCCGGCGCTGCGCTGGTCGGCGCCGCGCGTGCTGCAGGTCAACGGGCTGTACCGGCACGGCTTCCTGATCGCGCCGGCGCTGCTGGACATCGCGCTGGAACTGCTCGCGACCGGTCGCTCGCCGCTGGCCGCGCGCTTCGGGCTCGACGTCGCGCGCCCGGGCGCCGCGGCGGAGGGCAGCACCGCATGA
- a CDS encoding thiazole synthase translates to MISSTPCATDDAMVLYGRRFASRLLLGTARYPSPDVLEAAVRRARPAMLTASLRRQTAAPTTAALADGDDHFWPLLRRLGVPVLPNTAGCHGIEEAVATAHMARELFDTPWIKLELIGDDYTLQPDTLNLVEAASRLIRDGFLVLPYCTEDLVLCQRLVDVGCQAVMPWAAPIGTGRGPVNPYALRTLRERLDVPLLVDAGLGLPSHACQVMEWGYDGVLLNTAVALAQDPVAMAGAFADAVVAGRAAHRAGAMTAQDAAQPSTPVLGTPFWHHAEHHG, encoded by the coding sequence ATGATTTCCTCGACCCCCTGCGCCACCGACGACGCCATGGTCCTCTATGGCCGGCGCTTCGCCAGCCGCCTGCTGCTGGGCACGGCCCGCTACCCGTCGCCGGACGTGCTGGAGGCCGCCGTGCGGCGCGCGCGGCCGGCCATGCTGACGGCGTCGCTGCGCCGCCAGACCGCCGCGCCGACCACGGCCGCCCTGGCCGATGGCGACGACCACTTCTGGCCGCTGCTGCGTCGACTGGGCGTGCCGGTGCTGCCCAACACGGCCGGCTGCCACGGCATCGAGGAAGCCGTCGCCACCGCGCACATGGCGCGCGAGCTGTTCGACACGCCCTGGATCAAGCTCGAACTGATCGGCGACGACTACACGCTGCAGCCCGACACGCTCAACCTGGTGGAGGCCGCCTCGCGCCTGATCCGCGACGGCTTCCTGGTGCTGCCCTACTGCACCGAGGACCTGGTGCTGTGCCAGCGCCTGGTCGACGTCGGCTGCCAGGCCGTGATGCCCTGGGCGGCGCCCATCGGCACCGGCCGCGGCCCCGTCAATCCCTACGCCCTGCGGACGCTGCGCGAGCGGCTCGACGTGCCCCTGCTGGTGGACGCCGGCCTGGGCCTGCCCTCCCACGCCTGCCAAGTGATGGAGTGGGGCTACGACGGCGTGCTGCTCAACACCGCCGTCGCACTGGCGCAGGACCCGGTCGCGATGGCCGGCGCCTTCGCCGATGCCGTGGTCGCCGGTCGCGCGGCGCACCGCGCCGGCGCGATGACGGCACAGGACGCCGCGCAGCCGAGCACGCCGGTGCTGGGCACGCCCTTCTGGCACCACGCCGAACACCATGGATAG
- the thiS gene encoding sulfur carrier protein ThiS, with amino-acid sequence MTATATTPRLHLRINDVAHVLDAPATVADAVARIGAVAPYAVAVNRAFVPRSLHATRPLADGDHVEVIRPVTGG; translated from the coding sequence ATGACCGCCACCGCCACCACCCCGCGCCTGCACCTGCGCATCAACGACGTCGCCCACGTCCTGGACGCACCGGCCACGGTCGCCGACGCCGTGGCGCGCATCGGCGCGGTGGCGCCCTATGCCGTCGCGGTGAACCGCGCCTTCGTGCCGCGCTCGCTGCACGCCACGCGGCCGTTGGCCGACGGCGACCACGTCGAGGTGATCCGTCCGGTCACCGGTGGCTGA
- a CDS encoding ferredoxin family protein translates to MTHVVSENCIRCKYTDCVDVCPVDCFREGPNMLVIDPDECIDCAVCIPECPANAIFAEEDLPADQLAFIKLNAELALADGWKSITKRKPALPDADDWKDKPNKIAELVR, encoded by the coding sequence ATGACCCACGTCGTCTCCGAAAACTGCATCCGCTGCAAATACACCGATTGCGTCGATGTGTGCCCGGTGGACTGCTTCCGCGAAGGTCCGAACATGCTCGTGATCGATCCGGACGAGTGCATCGACTGCGCGGTCTGCATCCCCGAGTGCCCGGCCAACGCCATCTTCGCGGAAGAGGACCTGCCGGCCGACCAGCTCGCCTTCATCAAGCTCAACGCCGAACTGGCCCTGGCCGACGGCTGGAAGAGCATCACCAAGCGCAAGCCCGCCCTGCCCGACGCCGACGACTGGAAGGACAAGCCCAACAAGATCGCGGAACTGGTGCGCTGA
- the cysD gene encoding sulfate adenylyltransferase subunit CysD: MNARFEADLQTQARTLPSRTHLSNAHLDALEEEAIFILREVAAAFERPALLFSGGKDSLVLLKCAEKAFGTGRIPYPLLMIDTGHNFPEVTDFRDFRARELGAELIVRSVEDSMLRGTVRLAHAGESRNAHQSVTLLEAIEEFRFDALIGGARRDEEKARAKERIFSHRDAFGQWQPKDQRPELWTLFNTRLSPGEHFRVFPISNWTELDVWQYIEREAIALPSIYYTHQRQVVDRRGLLVPVTPLTPPRDGEEVQVRDVRFRTVGDITTTCPVASLAADAGDVVLETLTVDVSERGATRMDDMTSEASMEKRKKDGYF; this comes from the coding sequence ATGAACGCCCGCTTCGAAGCCGACCTGCAGACCCAGGCGCGCACCCTCCCGTCCAGGACCCACCTGTCCAACGCCCACCTCGACGCCCTCGAAGAGGAGGCCATCTTCATCCTGCGCGAGGTCGCCGCCGCCTTCGAACGCCCGGCGCTGCTGTTCTCGGGCGGCAAGGATTCGCTGGTGCTGCTCAAGTGCGCCGAGAAGGCCTTCGGCACCGGCCGCATCCCCTACCCGCTGCTGATGATCGACACCGGCCACAACTTCCCCGAGGTCACGGACTTCCGCGACTTCCGGGCCCGTGAACTGGGCGCCGAACTGATCGTGCGCAGCGTCGAGGATTCGATGCTGCGCGGCACGGTGCGCCTGGCGCACGCGGGCGAGTCGCGCAACGCGCACCAGTCGGTGACGCTGCTCGAGGCGATCGAGGAATTCCGCTTCGACGCGCTCATCGGCGGCGCCCGCCGCGACGAGGAGAAGGCGCGCGCCAAGGAACGCATCTTCTCGCACCGCGACGCCTTCGGCCAGTGGCAGCCCAAGGACCAGCGCCCCGAACTCTGGACGCTGTTCAACACGCGCCTGTCGCCGGGCGAGCATTTCCGCGTGTTCCCGATCTCCAACTGGACCGAGCTCGACGTCTGGCAGTACATCGAACGCGAGGCCATCGCGCTGCCGTCGATCTACTATACGCACCAGCGTCAGGTGGTCGACCGCCGCGGCCTGCTGGTGCCCGTGACGCCGTTGACCCCGCCGCGCGACGGCGAGGAGGTGCAGGTGCGCGACGTGCGCTTCCGCACCGTGGGCGACATCACCACCACCTGTCCGGTGGCGAGCCTCGCGGCCGACGCCGGCGACGTGGTGCTGGAGACCCTGACGGTGGACGTGAGCGAGCGCGGCGCGACGCGCATGGACGACATGACGTCCGAAGCGTCGATGGAAAAGCGCAAGAAGGACGGCTACTTCTGA